DNA sequence from the Candidatus Cloacimonadota bacterium genome:
AAGTGCCCAACCCAAGACCATACCAACAAGCAGGCAGTACATTTTAAGGAATCCCTTTCCCCAAATATTACTCAAAACCATAATAAGCAAACTGATCACACCGATAAGGATATCAACACTTCGAATTGCATCTCCGTAATAGGCAAGTCCAAAAACAGATGTTGTTCCAAGCTTGATAATACTCACACCAACCATTGCGACCACCAGTCCGACAACATAGGTGGGGAAAACTTTTCTCAACTTTTGAACGATTGGTGCAAGTGCTACTTCCACAAAACCTGCCACGATGATAAGTCCGCGCATAAGCGGAAGTCCGCCAAACCATGCTGCAGAGAGTGAAAGACTAAAATATGATGGTCCGCATAGGTTCGGACACAAGTATTTCGAGCCGATATAGGGAATGCCGACCGATTGGATGATCGAACCTACTCCTACAGCGATCATCGATAAAGAAATCAATGAAGCCGTAAATTCCATGGATGCGCTGAGCTGACTGCAGAAAAGAATGGGAAGACAAAGCGACATGACCATTAACATCACATGCTGGATTGAAAGGACGAACAGTTGACCTGGTGGTGGAACTTCGTTTACAGAATATTCATATTTTCTTTGTTTTTGAGTCATTATCTCTCCGGTGATTATGGCGGATTGGGCAGGTCTGTAACAGCACCGACATATATGATCTCATCGCCATATACTGCTTTACGGATATACATACACTTTTTCACAAGCTCTCGTCTGAATCTGTTCTTTGCGAGGAACACTTCCCAAACACTGTCGTTTGTCTGCAATTCGTTTACTGCTTTTACGAATGGTTTATTGCCAACTTCGTCAGTGCATTCCAGGAGTTCGATCTTTGCAAGACTGTCCTCCAATACAGGTGAGATCAATATTTTCCCGTCAGGTCCAAAGGCAAAAATACTTACTTCCCGATAATTATATTCAGAAGTAGGGTCAGATATTTCATCGAATGCATCATGACCTTTTTCTTCTATGAGTTCAGCAGCATTATCGACATTGATGCGCATGAATTCCTGCTCTTCCTGCGGATAGTTTATGCCGCCGCCAACGCAATATTCCTTTCCTTCGGGAGTTGTTACCCTGAAATGACATGATGATTTCGGTACAGGGAAGAATTTTCCCGGCTCCCACCATGTATAGTGAATCCAAGAGTGCGGATTGGTTTCATCTTCCAGGGCTTTGAATGTTAATGCAGCTACCTTTTTCCCATTTTTATCGATGATACTCCAAAGATTGAGATTCTCCAGGTTTTCCATGCCACTATGAAATACACAATTGAAATCCAGATCATAAATGTAAAGGTAAGTATCTTTCGTTCGAAAATGTTCCCTGTTCTCATGAAAATATTCAAGTCCAGCCAATCCCTCTTTTTCGAGGATTTTCGCAGCATCATACACGAATTTCACTAGGTTTTTTGTGTCCCGGTAATGATACATGCTGACATCGAGTTCGTCATATTTTCCTGTACAGCCTGAAAAGAGAAGAAATAGGG
Encoded proteins:
- a CDS encoding cache domain-containing protein, which translates into the protein MKSCNKLIQITFSRFIPNIHFIHPIVIASLFLLFSGCTGKYDELDVSMYHYRDTKNLVKFVYDAAKILEKEGLAGLEYFHENREHFRTKDTYLYIYDLDFNCVFHSGMENLENLNLWSIIDKNGKKVAALTFKALEDETNPHSWIHYTWWEPGKFFPVPKSSCHFRVTTPEGKEYCVGGGINYPQEEQEFMRINVDNAAELIEEKGHDAFDEISDPTSEYNYREVSIFAFGPDGKILISPVLEDSLAKIELLECTDEVGNKPFVKAVNELQTNDSVWEVFLAKNRFRRELVKKCMYIRKAVYGDEIIYVGAVTDLPNPP